The Malus domestica chromosome 13, GDT2T_hap1 genome includes a window with the following:
- the LOC103452074 gene encoding probable LRR receptor-like serine/threonine-protein kinase At1g67720, with protein MVFPFKFMFIIYICFLSSVVSQVQDFVSIDCGGTSNYTDPSTGLAWISDGGLMSRGKSVQVENPNGNQLQFQKRRDFPIDSKKYCYTLNTVERRRYLVRATFQYGSLKSEDTYPKFELYLDATQWATVTIFDASRTYVNEMIIRASSKSVDVCICCATTGFPFISTLELRPFNLSMYATDFEDKFFLKVAARVNFGASSKDAIRYPDDPYDRIWDSDLVKRQNYLVGVAPGTERISTSRDVDTRSKEYPPVKVMQTAVVGTKEVLSYRLNLDGFPGMARAYAYFAEIEDLGANESRKFRLEQPNLADYNRAVVNIAENANGDYTLYEPSYMNVSLEFVLSFSFRETPDSTRGPLLNAMEISKYVQIAAKTDRQDLAVLNVLRFMSAESLSVDEGDPCVPTPWEWVNCSSTAPLRITKIDLSGKNVKGEIPVELKNMQDLTELWLDGNYLTGQFPDISNLIYLKILHLENNKFTGALPSYLASLPSLQELYIQNNSFSGEIPAGLLTGKIKFKYEYNLGLRKGERKQKHVKLIIGISVGVLAIVSLLLLGTLLILRNLRRKSSLQRSNGKGDSLRASTKPSTHYSISRKDEGVACYITLPDLEEATNNFSKKIGKGSFGSVYYGKMKDGKEIAVKMMADSSTHMNKQFVTEVALLSRIHHRNLVPLIGYCEEEHQCILVYEYMHNGTLRDHIHGSTTQKRLDWQMRLRIAEDAARGLEYLHTGCNPSIIHRDVKTSNILLDINMRAKVSDFGLSRQAEEDLTHISSVARGTVGYLDPEYYASQQLTEKSDVYSFGVVLLELISGKKVVSEEDFGSELNIVHWARSLIHKGDVESIMDPVLVGSVKIESIWRIAEVAIQCVEQRGVSRPRMQEIIVAVQDAMKIEKGSESNRKISPSSSTSKAQSSRKTLLTSFLEIESPDLSKDCLVPSAR; from the exons atggtTTTTCCGTTCAAATTCAtgtttataatttatatttgcTTTCTGTCATCTGTTGTTTCCCAAGTTCAAG ACTTTGTGAGCATTGACTGTGGAGGGACAAGTAACTACACTGACCCAAGCACTGGACTGGCATGGATTTCAGACGGGGGACTAATGTCCCGGGGCAAATCAGTCCAGGTCGAAAACCCTAATGGAAACCAGCTGCAGTTTCAGAAACGCAGGGATTTTCCCATAGACAGCAAGAAGTACTgctacacactgaacactgtgGAGAGGAGGAGGTATTTAGTCCGGGCAACGTTTCAGTACGGCAGTCTCAAAAGTGAAGACACATATCCGAAATTCGAGCTTTACTTGGATGCCACGCAGTGGGCAACCGTGACTATTTTTGATGCTTCAAGAACTTATGTGAATGAAATGATCATTAGGGCTTCGTCCAAGTCGGTTGATGTGTGTATATGTTGTGCAACAACAGGGTTTCCGTTTATATCGACTTTGGAGCTGAGACCTTTCAATCTTTCGATGTACGCCACGGATTTTGAGGATAAGTTTTTCCTGAAAGTTGCAGCTAGGGTAAATTTTGGTGCTTCAAGCAAAGATGCCATAAG GTACCCAGATGATCCATATGACAGAATTTGGGATTCTGATCTTGTGAAAAGGCAGAACTATCTAGTTGGAGTGGCACCAGGTACAGAAAGAATCAGTACATCAAGGGATGTAGACACAAGGAGTAAAGAATACCCGCCGGTGAAAGTAATGCAGACCGCGGTTGTTGGTACGAAGGAAGTGTTGAGCTACAGATTGAATCTTGATGGCTTCCCAGGAATGGCTCGAGCTTATGCTTACTTCGCGGAAATTGAGGATTTAGGAGCAAATGAGAGTCGAAAGTTCAGGTTAGAGCAACCTAATTTGGCTGATTATAACAGAGCAGTTGTAAATATTGCTGAGAACGCAAATGGAGACTATACTCTTTATGAGCCGAGCTACATGAATGTGAGTCTGGAGTTTGTTCTGTCATTTTCCTTTCGTGAGACCCCTGATTCTACGCGAGGGCCACTTCTAAATGCAATGGAGATAAGTAAATATGTTCAAATTGCTGCGAAGACCGATAGGCAAGATT TGGCGGTTCTCAATGTGCTTCGCTTCATGTCTGCTGAAAGTCTGTCGGTAGATGAAGGCGATCCTTGTGTTCCAACTCCGTGGGAATGGGTGAATTGTAGCTCCACAGCACCTTTGAGAATCACAAAAAT TGACCTGTCAGGAAAGAATGTGAAGGGTGAAATCCCCGTGGAGCTTAAAAACATGCAGGATTTGACAGAATT GTGGTTGGATGGTAACTACCTAACTGGACAATTTCCTGACATTAGTAATCTTATCTATCTAAAGATTCT TCATCTGGAGAATAACAAATTCACTGGTGCACTACCTTCTTACCTGGCTAGCTTGCCAAGCTTACAAGAACT GTACATACAGAACAACTCTTTCAGCGGGGAGATTCCTGCAGGACTGTTAACTGGGAAAATCAAATTTAA ATATGAATATAATCTCGGACTACGTAAGGGGGAACGAAAACAGAAGCATGTCAAGTTGATAATTGGAATTTCTGTCGGAGTACTTGCAATTGTATCACTTTTATTATTGGGGACTCTATTGATATTGCGTAATCTTCGAAGAAAGTCATCTCTTCAGAGAAGTAATGGAAAAG GTGACTCTCTGCGTGCCAGCACCAAGCCTTCAACTCACTATTCAATTTCTCGGAAGGATGAAGGCGTAGCTTGCTACATTACACTTCCTGATCTGGAAGAAGCGACTAATAACTTCTCAAAAAAAATTGGCAAAGGAAGCTTTGGATCCGTATATTATGGAAAGATGAAAGATGGAAAGGAGATAGCGGTTAAAATGATGGCGGATTCATCTACCCACATGAATAAGCAATTTGTAACTGAGGTAGCACTCTTGTCACGAATTCATCATCGAAACTTGGTTCCTCTAATTGGATACTGTGAGGAAGAACATCAATGCATTCTGGTTTACGAGTATATGCACAATGGCACCTTACGCGATCACATACACG GTTCTACCACTCAGAAGCGCTTGGACTGGCAAATGCGCCTTCGCATTGCAGAAGATGCAGCTAGAG GTCTCGAGTACTTGCACACTGGATGCAACCCTAGTATCATCCACCGGGACGTGAAAACAAGCAACATTCTCTTAGACATAAACATGAGAGCAAAAGTATCAGATTTTGGATTGTCTAGGCAAGCGGAAGAGGATTTAACGCACATATCTAGCGTGGCACGTGGAACAGTAGGCTACCTTGACCCCGA GTATTATGCTAGTCAGCAATTAACTGAGAAAAGCGATGTGTACAGTTTTGGGGTTGTTCTTTTGGAATTGATTTCAGGAAAAAAGGTTGTTTCAGAAGAAGACTTTGGTTCTGAGTTGAACATTGTTCACTGG GCAAGATCCTTGATTCATAAAGGGGATGTGGAAAGCATCATGGATCCTGTCCTAGTAGGAAGTGTGAAAATTGAATCGATTTGGAGAATTGCCGAAGTTGCAATCCAGTGTGTTGAGCAACGTGGAGTTTCGAGGCCAAGAATGCAGGAAATAATTGTGGCCGTTCAAGATGCTATGAAGATTGAAAAGGGCAGTGAATCCAACCGGAAAATATCACCCAGCAGTAGCACTTCAAAAGCACAATCCTCCAGGAAAACTTTGCTAACAAGCTTTCTTGAAATCGAGAGCCCTGACTTGTCCAAGGATTGCCTAGTCCCATCTGCCAGATGA
- the LOC103452073 gene encoding E3 ubiquitin-protein ligase AIRP2-like isoform X1, with protein sequence MWQAHACKSSYGESIKALEADIQHANTLAAALPRDYGGNCIQMRLSYSPFAPFFLYLIEWMDCSCTDVLPNYLGLLHILVHKVYVDGMPSLSSKEQKVTLREFYAVIYPYLRQLEGEFNELEDNNNKRSRCTDVLGRKRMEDQRKLSDKDLEREDECGICMENCTKMVLPDCGHSMCLTCFHDWNARSKSCPFCRGSLKSVSSRDLWVLTSIGDVIDAVTLAQENLRRFYLYIENLPVIVPATHIVVYDYML encoded by the exons ATGTGGCAAGCTCATGCCTGCAAGTCTTCTTATGGAGAATCCATCAAAGCTCTTGAAGCTGATATCCAACATGCCAATACCTT GGCAGCTGCTCTTCCCAGAGATTATGGTGGGAACTGTATCCAAATGAGATTGTCTTACAGCCCCTTTGCACCTTTCTTCCTGTATCTCATTGAATGGATGGATTGTAGTTGCACTGATGTACTTCCCAATTATTTAGGCCTTCTCCACATCCTTGTACACAAG GTATATGTCGATGGGATGCCTTCATTGTCCTCCAAAGAACAGAAGGTCACTTTAAGGGAATTTTACG CTGTAATATACCCTTATCTTAGGCAACTTGAAGGCGAATTTAACGAACTggaagataataataataagagaaGTCGATGCACAGATGTTTTGGGCAGAAAGAGGATGGAAGACCAAAGGAAGCTTTCGGATAAAGATCTTGAGAGAGAAGATGAATGTGGGATATGCATGGAAAACTGTACAAAGATGGTGTTGCCTGACTGTGGGCATTCCATGTGCCTCACCTGCTTCCATGATTG GAATGCAAGATCGAAATCCTGCCCTTTTTGCCGCGGCAGCCTAAAGAGTGTTAGCtccagagatttgtgggttctCACTAGCATCGGTGATGTTATTGATGCAGTAACCCTTGCGCAGGAGAACCTAAGACGTTTCTATCTTTATATTGAAAATCTACCTGTAATTGTGCCGGCAACGCATATTGTGGTATACGATTACATGCTCTGA
- the LOC103452073 gene encoding E3 ubiquitin-protein ligase AIRP2-like isoform X2, whose product MPASLLMENPSKLLKLISNMPIPSALPRDYGGNCIQMRLSYSPFAPFFLYLIEWMDCSCTDVLPNYLGLLHILVHKVYVDGMPSLSSKEQKVTLREFYAVIYPYLRQLEGEFNELEDNNNKRSRCTDVLGRKRMEDQRKLSDKDLEREDECGICMENCTKMVLPDCGHSMCLTCFHDWNARSKSCPFCRGSLKSVSSRDLWVLTSIGDVIDAVTLAQENLRRFYLYIENLPVIVPATHIVVYDYML is encoded by the exons ATGCCTGCAAGTCTTCTTATGGAGAATCCATCAAAGCTCTTGAAGCTGATATCCAACATGCCAATACCTT CTGCTCTTCCCAGAGATTATGGTGGGAACTGTATCCAAATGAGATTGTCTTACAGCCCCTTTGCACCTTTCTTCCTGTATCTCATTGAATGGATGGATTGTAGTTGCACTGATGTACTTCCCAATTATTTAGGCCTTCTCCACATCCTTGTACACAAG GTATATGTCGATGGGATGCCTTCATTGTCCTCCAAAGAACAGAAGGTCACTTTAAGGGAATTTTACG CTGTAATATACCCTTATCTTAGGCAACTTGAAGGCGAATTTAACGAACTggaagataataataataagagaaGTCGATGCACAGATGTTTTGGGCAGAAAGAGGATGGAAGACCAAAGGAAGCTTTCGGATAAAGATCTTGAGAGAGAAGATGAATGTGGGATATGCATGGAAAACTGTACAAAGATGGTGTTGCCTGACTGTGGGCATTCCATGTGCCTCACCTGCTTCCATGATTG GAATGCAAGATCGAAATCCTGCCCTTTTTGCCGCGGCAGCCTAAAGAGTGTTAGCtccagagatttgtgggttctCACTAGCATCGGTGATGTTATTGATGCAGTAACCCTTGCGCAGGAGAACCTAAGACGTTTCTATCTTTATATTGAAAATCTACCTGTAATTGTGCCGGCAACGCATATTGTGGTATACGATTACATGCTCTGA